Within the Indicator indicator isolate 239-I01 chromosome 1, UM_Iind_1.1, whole genome shotgun sequence genome, the region GATAGATAGTTCCTCATGCTTTGCTGGCACAGGCAATGCTTTTTCCTCCTGGCTTGTTCCTCCTGATGCCTGTGAAGCACATCCAGGCTGATGCTCTGCATGCTTCAGGtgttctttatttctctggCAGGCACCATGCAGCATTAGCTCCCACTGTTTTGGCCAAAAGGTGACTCTTCCTGGATGTCCTGCCCCAACCCTGTATTCGGTGCCCTCTTCTTCCCAGGCATGTGGGGTCTGCATGTAGTTGCCTTTTTCACACTTCCAAGCCCTTAGCACTCTTCAGTCTCTGccaggcacccagagcaggcaagcTTTTGGgcttccctctgctttttgAAGCTTAGTGAGAAGATCCCATCTCAACAGAGCCAACGTATCTGCCTTGGTTTTTCAGGGGTTATCATTTCTGGCATATCCTTAAACTGTTCTATACAGGCTTTAAATGGAACTCCCTTTAACACAGAGACAAAACAGCCTGTAGAAACTATGATCATGTGGAAACATCCCAGTCCTGGGGCCAGCCTACTGCAATCTTGCTGCCTACAAGCCTGTAACATTTCCTTAAACTTAAGGTGGGCTCAACTACATAAGAGTAAATTAAGGCCAGCAGTGAGGAATATATAGATACTAtatgtctttgtaggagagttgctccaggcctctgatgtttttgtggccctcctctggaccctctccatcaggtccatattcttcttgtattgagggttccagaactggacacagtactcctgagggacaccacaTCCCCATCTGAACATCGAGCCACTGGCCACTACCTTCTGGATGTAATcgtccagccaattccttatccactgaacagtccacccaacAAATCCGTATCTCTCCAACTTAGAGAGAAAGAtgctgtgggggacggtgtcTAAGGCTTTGCAGGAGTCTGGATAGATGAcatccattgcccttccctTGTCCACCAATTGCAGCGTCATGCAATTTGTGTAAGAGTTCCACAAATACACATGACAATCCTCAGCTCCATCTCACACTTGCCTGCAGCCTTTTTCCAAGTGTTGATGACTGGCccatccagctctgcctggtgcTTCAGGTTGCAGAGTGGGAGAGGTACTTcagaggagatgctgctgctggggaatgGATTACCTTGCACACACCAGCCTCTGAAGGGCCTCTGACAAACAGCAGACTTCCTCCATGCCACTGAAGGTAGTGCCAGCCTGGACTTCCACCCATCATATGAAATGGTGCATTTAAAGATAGGTCTGGCAGACGATTGGTTGATAGGTTGGAGCAGACTCTCTCATGCCACTCTACAACTTGGACATcagaccctggcacaggacCTCAGGCTACCAGTGAGTCTGAGACCCAGTAACCTGAAAGGCCTCATCATATGTAAATGCACTAATTAGAAAGGTATGTTAGCTTTTTATCCTGAATTTACCTGCAAGTTTTCCCAAATTTTAGTTTCAGGAGCTTAAGACAGGTTGAATTTCAGAAAGCAGACATGAAACCCATAGCATGTAGACTGCTGAGTGTAATCAAAAGAGCCTTTCAGAGGACTTAATATTAATTCCAAAAGTTAAATGCATTTGGTGTCATTTAGGTTTCTCAGCTCTGAGAACTGCTATTAGAGCCCCAGCCTTTTACCACTAGCAATTACTGGGAGTAAAAGAAGTGCAGACAAAAATTCAAGCATGGCTCCCTTTCTGTtagctcctgctgctgagaggaCAAAAAACCCTGACCTTTGCCTCTTAGACTGCAGCATTTCTTGCTAGCATTTTTAAAGGTAAGCCTGATGCACAGATGACCCAAAAATGAAACCACTTGGCAGCTGAAAGAGCAGCttgcttccatttttttctcataGAAGCAAGTTTGCAGCTGTAGGAAAGTGACCCCTGCTCCCAGGAATCCTCATCTGTTTCATGTAACTAAGATGGGAGAAGTCCTGTCTCATTCTGTCCCCGAAGTATATGGGCTCACCGCACTTTTCATAAAGTGTGTTTCCACAGCAACTCACTGGGAAGTGCttgatttaaataaaaatgagcAATAAAGACAAAAGGATCTTTCAAGGATGAAATCCCCAGCATGTATCATCTTTTACTACTAAGTTCTGTCTTTGTgcaaatttcacagaatcacagaattgtcaggattggaagggacctcaaggaccatctagttccaacccccctgccatgggcagggacaccctccactagatcaggttgctcagagccacatccagcctggccttaaacacctccagggatggggcttccacctgttccagtgtctcaccacccttatgacatctaatctaaatctcccttcctctagcctggatccattccccctagtcactacctgacaccttaaaaatccctctccagctttctcgtaggcccccgtcagatactggaaggccacaataaggtctcctcggagccttctcttctccagactgaacagccccaactctctcagtctgtcctcataggagaggtgctccagccctctgatcatcctcatggcctgtCTTTGGATGCTTCCATTGAATCCTAGCAAGTTTACATTTTGCTTTTGCCCAGGCAGGTTACTTAGTTAAAATATTTAACCATGAAGGAAATCTCttccaaagaaggaaaatggaaaatgcaTTAAGAGAGAAAATTGTAACAAAGCACTTTCAGGTGAGAAGCCTGTACAAGCAGCTCTCCTTTTTAAGCTATTACTTCTAAAGTTTCCAAAGACTGCCCTCAGAAGCTGTTGGAATGCTTGTTGGATTGGCCTGaattggttttaaattaaaatattgatGAAATCATGGTACAGAAAGACATGGCACTGTAGCCACCTGTTAACACATTTCCCTTGCTTCTTTGGATAAAGAGGTATTGCTTTTTGACCACTGACATAAGTACCACATAAACCTTCCTTGTCCCTTCTGGCAAGATTGCCATTGTAGGCTACCTCTACCTTATGAAATAGCTGCACACAAACTTTGAATGCTGAAATCTGTCCCTCTGAGGACCACATGCCAGTAACACAAACTAATTATCCAAAAGACTGCCTGTAGCTGACTGAATATGAGTTCATGTGCCTTAGGAAATTCCTTAAGGTGATCCTGTTACATCATCATCTCATTCAGACCATATAGGTAATCTTTCTACACTAATTAAATTAATTCAAAATATTTACATAACTACTAAGGCCTGAAAACAGCCAATAGATCATGCCAGTGCAGTCTGTGTTAGAACAGACTGCCACATGACCTTGGCTTTAAGCTGTGTTTTATCCAGTATACCTCTAAACATGCAGGGACTAAACTTCCACATTTTTCTTTGGGAAGGCTGGAGAGTGTATTTGCACACGGACCCAAAGCTCttatgaaaaaacaaacaaaaccaacgaaaattttcactttttttttttttaactttttttttttttttttcaatacaaaTGGCAAGTTCCTGAGGGATCAATTTCCTCCTTTCCGAAGGGGATGCCTCTGGCTTTGAAGCCTACAGGGAGGACACTGCTGGTGTGGGGCCGAGTTCAGCACCTTCAGCCCCACCGGAGAAGGTCACCCCAGCCCGTCCGCTGCTCACGGAGCCCGGATGCGGAGGCTCTAAGCTGGTCTGTGGCTGCTGAGGGTGCTGCAAAAGCCTGGCCCTGTAGCTCTTTTTGCTACGAGTCTACCTTCTTCCATGAGATCTCACGGCAAGAGAGCGGCTGTGATGGGTGAAATCCTGGAGGGAGACGCCCTCTGCAGCTCACTCCCGGCTTTGCTTGGCATCTGTAAggcaaatgtcttttttttttttttttttctggaaatgcTGCCGCAGTAGTCCTAACAAATATGCATTATCTGGATACATTTAAGGGAAAGTGAGTTTTCCTGATGCTCTTTGCCTGCTGGCAGGCACACGGCGTGGCCTCCACTGGTGCCCCAGCTAGGCCACCCTGGCAGGATGTCTCCATCCCACAGCTTGCCTGAGTTCCCAGCAATGCTGCTACTAGAGGCAAGTTTATGTCAGAAACTTGAGAATAAAACTGTTCTTATGCAAGTCTTTGCTGAAAATAAAGGCTTCTGGCAAGGGAATGTATCTGCTCTCACTTGATGGTACCAGCAAAACTGTAGCATGCTTATTGATATTCATAATGAGAGAGACTGGAATTGGGAACTATATCTTCgttttaatttttatgtgtTCATACAGCAAGAAAATTCCTTTAAGTGTTTCACCTTGATATCTTGTTCCTTAATTTCTGGCTGAATCTTACTACACAAAGATAAGTATAGCCTTCTTGCTTGTTTCCCCAAACAGGCAAGTATGGTAACTAATTCAATTTCATCATCAATCTCAGAAGTACTTCTTTTTCACCTTGATTTTTCTCTGAGTCAGTCAGTATTACCCAGTCAGATCAAATAAGTTCCAGTGGGCAGGGTGTGGAGAGAAAAGAGTCAAAATGAATCATTTCCTACATAGGCAATTTTTTGTGTCTAGACATTCGGTACCTCATCCAAAGCTCATCTTTGTTCGCTGGTTCTCCAGTGTTTTCAGAATTTTTATATGAACCTTGAATTCTTTCATCCTGTGTGATTGcttgttctgtgtttctgtgaatctCATAGATAAAAAACAATGttattttcctaatttttttgtttttattcaatTCTGCACACCATTCTAAGTAGCTTAGCATATAAGATTTGATAAAGAGCACAGTAATCACAGATGCAATGTCATTTAATTCTCTAGGCACACAGGTGAATAAATTAAATCCAAGAAGGTACACACAGGTATATTACTCTGAGCAGCTCTCAAGGACACAGATCAGCCTGCTTGCCATGTTTTTATGACCTTGATATCAGCAAGTCGTTTACATCAATGTTTTGATATATATGAGAAGTATTACACAAATGTGGGCTCTGCACAGAATGGTATTTTAATATGGCACAGGTTTGGGCTCTGTGTGGTCAACTGATTggaacagaagcagaaaggagTCAGCACAGAGTTCCTTTGATCGCGCTCTTTTCTGTCAAGCATTTTCCCATCACTAGGCACATACAGAAAGAATGCTATTTTGATgtggaacagaaagaaaaccatcTGTAATGTCCTGTGGGGCTGTATGCTGTATGGCTGGTAACAACTGTTAGTTAGGGGTTCTTACAATCACTTTGTAAATAACGTAGCAGAGTGAGATAGCATTTATTAGTTGGTTTCATTTTATGTAGACAAAAACACAGGAGTCTATTCTGGAGCAACCTTTGTGCAGGAAAGGATTAAATGTACATTAGCAGTAATGGAGATTAATATGCCCCACAGGAAATCAGTTCTATCAAAGATACATAGATGAACTGGGAGGCCAAAATGATAAAAGTGCAGGTGTTGCCATGTTTGGTAGGTGCCATAAACTATTCCGTCTCATCCTTTTATTGCTGTCATCAGCTTCAGGCTGAAGTAAGTATATAGCAGGCACTAGGATGAGAAGATGGACAGTGTTTGCATGAGATCGTATTATTAGGAAGGTATCTTTTGTTTAAGATTTCCACAACTGGAACTTCACAACTAGATTGTATCACCAACTGAATCTGTTTGTTTCAGATAAGTAAATAGAAAAATTATTGGTTTAGTAAAAAAACATAGCTGCAAATCTGTCTTGTGAACTTCAAACCGTATTTCTTCAGATCCGAATGCAATCGGAGCAGGAGAAAAGGTTTTTTAGTTAACTTATAAGACACAAAGGTCCCTAGAACCTTTCAGATGTATATAATAAATTCAAGGCCATATCTTTTCTGATCACAGATCATTCCTGTAATTCTTCAGAAAGTTGTATGAAAAATGTGGGAAATtaacatatattttaaaaattagaagAGACCCCCTAATTTTCATTCACGATACACAGTCAGCAAAGAAACCTAAAATCTTTTGTTAGGCTGAATGATTAAAATCTTTTTCATGACAATGTTAGGATGACCTGAGCTGGAGAAGTTGGGCAGGTTATGAATCGCTTGTGATTTGCAAGGGTAAAACACTAAAGAAACCTTAGTTAAAGTTTGAGGCTGGGAAAGCAACGGCAACACacccaggctccagcccctgcacAAAGCCCTATATTTCTGATTAATTCAGATGTTTCTGCTATGGCATTAGTGGTTAAATAATCTTAAAAGGGTTCAAGTTACATTTGTTATTGGCTTTGTGGCTTGGATTTTCTCATGTGTTTGAACTATGGCATTTTCTCTCTAATGCTGGCCCCAGCAACTCTTGGTCTGGGCAACATGAAAGCAGAAGTCTGTTCAGGTTGGGCTGCTGCACCAGAAACacagctgccaggcagaggaGTGAGGCTTCTGTAGGTGATTTGTAAGATCTCTTGCAACAGCCAGGATCCTAAGGATTCTGCCTGATTTAGCTTCTACTAGCCTGTAGGCCTAAGGCTCCTGATTACCTGTAGTGTGTATAAGGACCCTTGAACAGAACAGTTAATTATCAAGGAAAAAtaacttggaaaaaaagaatgaatttTACTTTTGTGATGAAAAGGAGATTGTAATGGGAGCTAATCAGAGaccctttcttcttctgatACAATTACACATACAGAATTAAAACCTAGATGTTACTTGCCTATGGACATTAAACTTCAACAGCTCATTACAGCTGGGGAAAGATGACTACCATCCTCCCTCTGTACACATAttctctcctgctttttctttttcattaacaGATTCACCTGAATTGCCTTTGTAATTTTATGCTGTGTTTCTTTCCagtgcctctctctctctttgcacAGCAACTGTGTCTGTGAAAGAGCAGAAGACCTTCAGAGGATGAGCTCCCTGGCCAGCACCTCGCACCTCCAGCTAGCCGCCTTTGCTCTGGGTACAGTAGGCTGGATCCTGTGCACTATTTCAATGGGAACTGTGGAGTGGAGAGTGTGGCATGTGGACAACACCACCATCATATCCTCTGGCATTGCCTGGGTGGGGATTTGGAAAGTCTGCTTCATCAGTTACCTTCACATCTCGCCAGGCTACAAAGAACAGTTCTGCCATAAATTCAGTGGCTATGACTTCTCCATCCCCTATGAAATTTATGCTGCTCAGGGTCTCCTGTTGATCGCCATGTTCATGGGCTTGCTGGGACTGACCGCCACAGTATTTGCTCTGAGAAATGTTTATATGGGAATCACTCACAAAACTCTTATTACACGTTTCTTCCTGGTGGGTGGCTTCCTCTACATATTTGCTGGTCTGTGCATCCTGATTCCTGTGAGCTGGAATTTCTATTCTGTAACGCAGAACCAGAGCAtcacctttcctccttcctactACATgccctccagcccagcagcacaggaagctgGTGCTGCCATTCCTATTGGGATTGTTGCTGTCATCCTCCTGCTGCTAAGTGGGACTTTTTCTCTTTCGTACAGATTTCCAGTGACAGCAACCACTGTCAGGAAATCCTGACAGGCTAAATgcctctgtgctgcttcagAACAAGAGCATAGCCAAGAGATAAGGGCAGCAGCATGAGTGAATTTATAATCCAGGAACTGCAGAATTTAATTTCAGTCTATAGGAGCCATGCTGTTTTGTTATACAAACCACTAGCATTACCATTGTAGTTGTCATATGTGACTGGAGGTTCATCTTTGAGACAATTGCTGTTGAGCAGCAAATGTGGCTAAGTTTTACCAGTTGTCTTCTTTTGTATATACAAATGTTACtgttaatttatatttttttcataattttacCATGCTCAAGGAGTGGATTCTGAATTAACTCCCTTGTTAGATGACTGTGAAATAACACGTTAAAAACGTGACCTTTTTTCCTTGTTGGTAACTAAACTGTTTTGTCCATTATTTAATTACGTCTGTAGCAAAGAATGTTTTGTGGCAAGTCGAGACTTTTAACACCAATAAAACCAGCGTCATCATGGTTCTGTCAAATGAGTCTTCCCTGAATTGTCTTACAAAGGTCTTAccagcctctcctcttcctctagGGTATGTGAAAAGCTGTGTCTTTACTGCTATTTGCATTTTATGTTGCAATGTGTTTGCCTGTGGGCAAGGTGTGCTGGCTTAGGTAGAGTCAAAAAGTCTGTAAGTGTTTGCTTCTTCATCAGACACTTCACTGAATCCAAAGGTATTGCAAAAGACGGAAACAACCTCTACAAGCTGTTACAAAACTGATGTCAAAATCAGTGCTCTTGGTAACTAGGAATATTCAGCACAACTTCTAGGCTATGATTTATCTGACCTGACTGCAGACATCTATAGCTAAACCGATCACTTCAGGCTCAGTTTATAGCTTTCAGTGTAGACACCAATTCAATCTTTTTTCCAAAACAGATGCCTAGAATGCCTGGGAGATGATGTGCTTCCTAAAAAACCTCTTTCTCTTAACCCACTGTAATGGCTGTAAATTGATGCAATTGTGAACTCTGGCCCACACAACCAAACTTCACCTAAGTTAGATAAAGGCAGGTGAAATGAATGTCATTTAAGTGGCATTTCACATGCCAGTGCCACtgtaaaaaaaaggaagggggtgggggagttGGGGGGGTGGAAAGAGTAATATCCCAAATACTGTAATAAgggtgattaaaaaaataaggaaagaggTTGGGAGGAATGAGCAAAAACAGTGTTGACAAACCGATGATCTTTCAAAAAGAACTTCCTCAAAAAAGCTACTACACTTTTAAAGAAATGCTACAGGAATCAATGTAATTTAGTTTTACTGTTTTAATTGTCCTCCATTTGCTAAAGTACTCGTGGATtcatagaaggaagaaaataaaatataacaaaaattTAATGATTCTTGTACATTACAAGAAAAGGCAAAGTGGCAGCAAGCCAGGTTGTATTGTTTGCGGCTGCTACTACCTCAGCTTGTCCTAGCAGCCCAATTTTTCCTCCACATCTTCCACATGGTCTCAACTTTGCCGTCCTCTCTTTATACAGAATCTCTGCAGCACCTTAATTTCTGCTCCAGTTTTCCAGCCTCTTATGAAACAGCAGCTTATCTCATAACTGCAAATTTTTTATCTGCTGCAAGGATTTGTCATTTGACTCTTTACAATGCTGTAGAGCAGTTTCAAGCAGAATTTCGGTGAAGGCAAGTGATTTAATAGATTGTTTATCATATATTATTTCCAGTTTGATTTCTACTGTGGGTCCTTTACAATATTGGTaggtttcattttaaaatgtacaAGAATATTAGATTTTATCTTATTATAGTTGCAAGGGGCAAAAAAATATCTACCCATGTGTTTATGCCAGAAGTTCCCCACACTAATAAAACCACCAGTATTGCCTGGAAAGGAATGTAAACTTTAACAAAAAACCAGTGATTCTTCAACTCTTTTTGAGTTCATGTATGCACAGAAATTTCAGTGAGTCCAATAGTATTTGTTAGCTGTATTCACTAAATTATTGTGTTTGGCGTACCATTAATCTTCTtggttaaaagaaaaaggatcaaACAATGCCAGACACATGCCAGGTTTCTGTGTTGCTGCTACAGCTGTTTCCACCAGTGATGATGTTCATCTGTCCCAACGTGTGGCTACGAAACACTGGCAGTGTGTCAAACACAGGTAAGATGGTGAGGAAATTGCCCAGCCAAATACTGGCATAGGTTACCTAAGGAGATGTGTGAGGTTTATAAACATTTTACCAGAAATAGGCTCACTTATACCTACAGTCTTTATGGCACTATTTGTCTAAGCATATCTCAGGGACGGAGTGTGACCTAGATGGAGGTTTTGGCAGCCTTTCCAATTGTTCTTCCGAGGTCTCCAATGCAGGAGTCTATTGATAATCACATGGGCCAGATTGCATGTTGATATATGATAAAATGTAGTCTATGGTCAAATACCAggctgtattaaaaaaaatgccagTACTTCcctgaagaaaagaggagagaaaaaacaaaaaacaacaaaccccaaaccaaacatctTAGCTCAAAACAAGGAAGCATCAAAGCTTCCATTGATTTAAATGGGATCAAGCCTGCCTAACCTCGGTCCTTCAGGACTGTGTGATTCATGAAATTTTAGTGAGTATTTGCATTCATCAAGATTCTGGTATTGGAGGAAAGTAAAGCTTCTACTTGATCATCAAGCAGAgatggtttttttgtgtgtattttcATGACACATTTGTTTTAGAATTTGAGAACCCAAGTCACTTTTCAGTAGGTCGGTTTGTTAGCAGTTGTGCTACTAAAGCTATTTTTATGGTCGTCTGCAAAATCAGGCAGCTGAAGTTATTTCAATTTAAAACTCAAAAATGCAAAACTTGGAAGGCTATTTTTAACCTAGACTGCTTTAGGGACCTATGCTGTAGCCTGGCCTCATAGTAATTTGTAGAAGCACAGTTGAGGAGAGGCAGCGAGCTGTAATGCATACAGGAGTGAGCGGTCAGGGCTTGAGGTAGCGAGATACGAGATACGGGGCAAAAGCAAATTTCACCACTGAAGAGATCTTATCATGAAGATCTGTCTCCAGCTTCAGTGCAGACTGAGACCTGCTGCCTCCTCAGTGACAGCACCACTTGTCTTGTGGGCTCCACCCTGTCTAGGAATGTCTCCACGCTGGCCTCAGTCTACACATAAACCagtcttgctttatttttctctgagtTGACAATAAACAAGTATCCTGTGATTCACTCATGTATGAATTCACTGCTTGGTGAATGATTTGAATACCAAGACTCCATCTGAGTTCTGCTGGGTGCCTAGGTGTAATGGTAAGGCTTTGACCTCCATAACATACTGCTTGGCATCAATCTACCACATGATGTGTTTTGTTGACCTGATTTTCGCGGACCATCTACCTCACCCATCCATTCATGGCCACAGACCAAAATGTGTCTGAATAAGATGTTCAATATTCCTCTTAAGG harbors:
- the CLDN34 gene encoding claudin-34; this translates as MSSLASTSHLQLAAFALGTVGWILCTISMGTVEWRVWHVDNTTIISSGIAWVGIWKVCFISYLHISPGYKEQFCHKFSGYDFSIPYEIYAAQGLLLIAMFMGLLGLTATVFALRNVYMGITHKTLITRFFLVGGFLYIFAGLCILIPVSWNFYSVTQNQSITFPPSYYMPSSPAAQEAGAAIPIGIVAVILLLLSGTFSLSYRFPVTATTVRKS